CGCGTGAAGAGCAAGGCCAAAGTGTCTTTGCCAACCCCCGTAACGCGGCAGCCGGTTCTCTGCGTCAGTTAGATCCGAATATTACGGCCCAGCGCCCGATGACGGCTATTCTTTACGCACTCTCGCATATTCCCGATGAAGACAGAATGCCCACGACCCACACGGATTTTGTGGCGTGGCTGGCCGAGCTGGGTTTTGCCACACTGCCGACCCAATATTGTCGTGGGGTCGGCGAAGTGAGTGCCGCTTACCAGGAGTTTTTAAAAACCCGTGATTCGATTCCTTTTGAAATCGATGGTGTCGTTGTCAAAGTCAATGAGCACCGGCTGCAAACCGAGCTGGGGCAAGTCTCCAGAGCGCCGCGATGGGCCACGGCCTATAAATTACCTGCTCAGCAAGAAACGACCACCGTTGAAGACATTGTTATTCAGGTTGGCCGAACAGGGGCTCTTACCCCGGTTGCTCATCTTCATCCGGTCAATATTGCGGGCGTGGTTGTTAGTCGCGCAACTTTGCACAATGCTGATGAGATCGCCCGCAAGGATGTACGGGTCGGCGATACGGTCTTGGTTCAACGCGCTGGTGACGTGATCCCAGAAGTGGTGCAAGTGATTCTTGAGAAACGTCTTGATGGCGCCGAGGCTTATGCGTTCCCCACCCATTGTCCGGCCTGCAACACTCAGGCTTCTCGTGAAGAAGGCGAGGCGGTCACCCGGTGCAACAATCGAAGCTGTTCGGCAAAAGTACTTGAGTCATTGCGGCATTATGCATCGCGAAAAGCGATGGACATCGATGGGCTCGGTAAAGAAATTGTGAAGCTTTTAATCACGTCGGGTTTGGTGAAAGATTTAGCCGGCCTTTATCGCCTCAGCTACGATCAGCTTATCGACCTCGAAGGGTTTAAAGAAAAGCGAACTGAAAATCTTCTGGTTGCGATTGATAAATCCAAAGAGCAGGGGCTGGCCCGGTTCGTGTTCGGTCTTGGGATTCGTCATGTTGGTGAGCATGTCGCTGGTATTCTGGCGAATGAGTTTGGCAGCCTTGAGGCGATGAGCCAAGCAACCGAGGAAACCCTAGCGGCGGTTCATGGCATTGGAACAGAAGTGGCGCAGGCGGTTGTTGATTATTTTAACGACGAGCAGAACCAAGCGATGCTTAGAGATTTTCGAGAGCTTGGCCTCGATCCCAAATTGCAGGCGGTGGAAAAGTCTTCCGATCTATTGGACGGAAAGACCGTCGTCGTCACTGGTAAGCTTACTGCTCTCGGCCGCGATGAGATGCACGCGCTTATCAAGGAGCACGGCGGGCGACCCGCTTCGAGTGTTTCCGGTAAAACCGACCTTTTGGTGGCCGGTGAGAAAGCCGGCTCAAAGCTTGCGAAGGCTGAGAAACTTGGAATTGCCGTGGCCT
The nucleotide sequence above comes from Deltaproteobacteria bacterium. Encoded proteins:
- the ligA gene encoding NAD-dependent DNA ligase LigA; this encodes MTVPISDSTLTQAEALRGQLREHNHRYYVLDAPIISDGEYDRLFRQLQDLEEKYAGLQSPDSPTMRVGAPPRSDLAQVPHRYPMLSLGNVFDDQELAEFDLKVKRHLGLGEDEVLDYAVEPKIDGLGIELVYQDGVLQVASTRGDGKVGEDVTANARTIGSIPLRLRESFDGLLEVRGEVFMEKAAFAQMNQSREEQGQSVFANPRNAAAGSLRQLDPNITAQRPMTAILYALSHIPDEDRMPTTHTDFVAWLAELGFATLPTQYCRGVGEVSAAYQEFLKTRDSIPFEIDGVVVKVNEHRLQTELGQVSRAPRWATAYKLPAQQETTTVEDIVIQVGRTGALTPVAHLHPVNIAGVVVSRATLHNADEIARKDVRVGDTVLVQRAGDVIPEVVQVILEKRLDGAEAYAFPTHCPACNTQASREEGEAVTRCNNRSCSAKVLESLRHYASRKAMDIDGLGKEIVKLLITSGLVKDLAGLYRLSYDQLIDLEGFKEKRTENLLVAIDKSKEQGLARFVFGLGIRHVGEHVAGILANEFGSLEAMSQATEETLAAVHGIGTEVAQAVVDYFNDEQNQAMLRDFRELGLDPKLQAVEKSSDLLDGKTVVVTGKLTALGRDEMHALIKEHGGRPASSVSGKTDLLVAGEKAGSKLAKAEKLGIAVASEQSFLAMIEGKEPFPA